A window of Maioricimonas rarisocia genomic DNA:
GACGAATCGGGATCTGGAGGCGATGACGCGGAAGTCCGACTTCCGGGAAGACCTGTACTACCGGCTGAACGGGTTCACGATCGGCCTTCCGCCGCTGCGGGAACGAGGCCAGGACATCGTCCTGCTCGTGGAGCATTTCCTGAATCGCCTGAGCCATGAGCTCAATCGCCCGCGGGTTGAAGGCGTCGCACCGTCAGCCGTGGCCGTATTGCAGAAGTACCGGTGGCCCGGAAACGTGCGCGAACTTCAGAGCGTCGTGCGCCAGGCGCTGCTCAACGCCACCGGCCCGGTCATTGTTCCAGAGTTTCTGCCGGCCGACGTGAAGGGCGGTCAACGACCGCAGTCCGCGCCAGCAGAAGAAACCGCGGCCCCGCAACCGGTTGAAGAATCTCCCTCCCAGGGGATGCCGGCCTCCGATCTGGCGCCGTTCGTCGAGAAGTCACTCAAGGCCGGCTCGAAGGATCTGTACGCGGAGACCCTCGAGCGGATGGAGCGCTACCTGATCACGCGTGTGCTCAAGTCGACTGGTGGCAACCAGTCAAAAGCAGCAGAGATTCTCGGTATCACCCGCGGCAAGGTGCATAACCGCATTCAGGCGTTCGGAATCTCCGTTGAGCAGGACGTCAGCATCGAATCATGACTTCGGCGGATGGGAGTCTGTGACTTCGATTCGATGCTGCGTCCGGCTTTCGGACTATTGGCCCCGATACTTCAGAAGCGCCGCGACCGCTTCTTCGGCCCACTCGTCGCGACGAGTGTCCGACGTGCCGGCTTCTGCGAGAACAGCCGGCACGGCGTCAGCAACGTTCGCCGATCAGCGGCACAGAGCCGTCCGGTAGACTCGAACGTTGGCGCGGTGCATGGCCGGCTGATGCAGGCCTGCCCGACGACGACGCTCGGCCTCGGACCATTCGGACTGGATCTCGCGGCAGGTGGCGCGAATCTCTTCCGGGCTGGGAATGTACTCGCCAGCGATCGGACGCAGGTCGGCTTCACTCGCTTCACCATTGTCTTCGCCGGGCGGTTCCAGAAGGGCAACGCCGGCATCGTCCGGTTCGCCGCTTGCGCCGCGCTGAGCCTGGTGCCATTCCTTGAGCCCCCACAGTTCCATTGCGTCCGTGTGCTTCACGATTACAGCCTCCTCGGGTGTGTCGGTTGATCGATTGTTACGTCTGTGCCGCTTTCGTCGGACGCGAGAACATATTTGCAACCGGCGTGCCAGTCGTTCGCCGCGACTCGGGCCGAAATCGGCTGGCGAAGTTCGTGAAGCCCATTTTCCTGCAGATTCAACGCGTTTTTCGCCGTGGATTTCATCTTCAAAGTGCCTCGCCACCCGAGGTCCGATACCGCCCCAGGCCCGTCTGCAATAGGGGTTCTGACGAGTTGCGAATCATGCTGGCCGCTCAGCGAGCAGCATCAGATCGACGTGACAACAAACGCTCGCGACGGGTGCCGATCGTCGTGGAGACCGTGAAACAGGTGCGGGGCCACCGCTGACCGTTCGGAGCGATCCGCCTAGCGGAGGGCGAACGCGTTGCGGCACTGTCAGCTGTGGGGAAGCGTGGATCCGGCTGTTGTCGAGGGCGGATCCACACGATCTCTGCACGCTTTCCGCAGGAACGCGCAACCAGACATGGAATCGGGTTTTGAATATCAAACGGCAGGGACCGGCCGTGCAGGATACCGCCGCTGATGAGGTGGCCGGCCCGGTGTCGCGAGGAGACAGGTCCCGCGTTCTGGTGGCTCAAATGCCGTCATTTCATTGCGTTGCCGATTCCGGCCCATCGGCTATAGTCGCTCAAAGATGACCGATTGACTCGGCGCATTTTGATGTCTGCTGAGATGTGCGCCTCGAATTACGCCGATGATCGAATTCCTGCTTCGACTGTTCGACACCGCGGGGTTTCCGCCCCGCTGGCAGTGCGGTATCGCCTGGTCGGAAAACCCGGAGATCGGATGGCTCCACATCGGCTCCGATCTCGCCGTCTTCGGTGCCTACTGCGCCATCCCCATCGCACTGGCATTCCTGCTGCGACATCTGCGGGGCTTCCCCTTTCCGATGGTGATGTGGCTGTTCGTCGCCTTCATTTTCTCTTGCGGGATGACGCACCTGATTGACGCGGGGCTCTTCTACTGGCCCGCATACCGGCTGTCGGCCCTGGCACGATTCATCACGGCCGTGATCTCGTGGGCAACCGTGATCGCAATGTGTCGCGTCCTTCCAGAAACGCTCACGTTCCGCAGTCGCAAGGAACTCGAACAGGAAATCGCTGCCCGCACGCGTGAGTTCCAGGAAGCCAATCGCCAACTGCAGAAGGAAATCGCAGAACGACGCCGCATCGAAGAATCGTGGCGGGAAACTGCCGGGCGTCTCCGGCTGGCGCTGCACGCAGGGCGAATGGGTGCGTGGGACTGGAACGTACAGACCGGCGACACGACGTGGGATGAGACCGAGTTCGACGTCTGCGGGCTCGATCCCTCCACCGCTGTGGATGAGCGAACGCTGATCAATCTGATTCATCCCGACGATGTCGACGTGTTCCGGCAGCAGTTGAACAGCTGCATCGAAGGCGGAAGCGGTGACGAATTGCAGGTCCGGATCGTTCCTCCCAACGGCAACGTTCGCTGGATCTCGAACGAATGCACTCTGGTTCGAGACGAGAACGGGAACCCGCTTCGAGTCATCGGCGTCAATTACGACGTCACCGAACAACGGGAAGCCGAACTGCACCTTCGCGAAAGGACGGCGGAACTCGAGGCGATCCTCGATCACATGGGAGACGGAGTGATCGTTCAGGACTCGGCCGGTGGGTTTCCGAAGGTCAACCGCGCGGCGATCGAGATGTATGGCTGCGGAACGCTCGCTGAGACGCACGCCGCACTTCGCCACTTTCAACGCGGCTCCGGCGGGGTTCGCGTTCTCGACGAGAACGGTGACGAAATGCCGTTCGAAATGTGGCCGCTCCGCCGCGCGCACCGTTTCGAGGCGTTCGAAAAGATCGAAGCAACGATCATTGTTCCTGATCGGGAGCGGACATGGACCGGGGTTTTCACCGGCGTGCCAATCGTCGACGACGACGGCAGCGGGACGCTGTTCATCGTCACGATCCAGGACATTTCGGGACGGAAAGCCTACGAGAGCGAACTGCAGGAAGCACGCGAAGATGCGGTTCGCGCAAATCAGTCCAAGAGCACGTTTTTGGCTCACACCAGCCACGAAATCCGTACGCCGATGACCGCCATCATTGGATACGCAGACATCCTCGCGAGTGCACTCGACAACCGGGAGCAACTCGAGTGCGTTGCCACCATTCGCCGCAACAGCGAGTTTCTGCTCGAGATCATCAATGACATCCTCGACCTGTCGAAGATCGAGGCCGGTCGA
This region includes:
- a CDS encoding hybrid sensor histidine kinase/response regulator; this translates as MIEFLLRLFDTAGFPPRWQCGIAWSENPEIGWLHIGSDLAVFGAYCAIPIALAFLLRHLRGFPFPMVMWLFVAFIFSCGMTHLIDAGLFYWPAYRLSALARFITAVISWATVIAMCRVLPETLTFRSRKELEQEIAARTREFQEANRQLQKEIAERRRIEESWRETAGRLRLALHAGRMGAWDWNVQTGDTTWDETEFDVCGLDPSTAVDERTLINLIHPDDVDVFRQQLNSCIEGGSGDELQVRIVPPNGNVRWISNECTLVRDENGNPLRVIGVNYDVTEQREAELHLRERTAELEAILDHMGDGVIVQDSAGGFPKVNRAAIEMYGCGTLAETHAALRHFQRGSGGVRVLDENGDEMPFEMWPLRRAHRFEAFEKIEATIIVPDRERTWTGVFTGVPIVDDDGSGTLFIVTIQDISGRKAYESELQEAREDAVRANQSKSTFLAHTSHEIRTPMTAIIGYADILASALDNREQLECVATIRRNSEFLLEIINDILDLSKIEAGRLEVEQEPCSPVAIVHSVHSLMRIRATENDLELVTEFDGPIPSRIQSDSVRLRQILVNLVGNALKFTTEGSIRLRTTFDADGPEPAICFDVIDTGPGIEAARIEQMFEPFVQIDATNHLAEGTGLGLTISRRLAELLGGTLTATSEPGVGSTFTLRIVTGPVDELSVVDVNDVHELAELQVGRVGARLDGRRVLVVDDRRDIQLLARHFLIEAGAEVITAANGQEAVDLACNENGTLPEFDAVVMDMQMPVLDGFEATKVLRARGFDQPVIAVTAGAMQGDRDECLKAGCNAYLTKPIDGVELVRLVARHVDDC